The genomic region CCTATTTGGATAAACCATGAGCCAGCATGACGACTCCCTGGCGCCCGCGCGGGGCAATCCGCTCAGTGCGGCGCTGATGGTGGCGTTGGCCATGGCGCTGTGCATGACCGCCATCATCGGGTTGGCGGGTGGTCAGTAAGTCGGATTATCGGTGGTCTCTTAGGGGGAGGGCAGGGCATGTTTCAGAAAATCGTTCATGATGGGCATGAAGTCCCACAGGATGCGCTGCTGGTGGTCACCATTCCAAAAATCTCGCTCCGTGGGCGCAATGGCCTGCTGATCGCCGCCGTGACCACTGCGGTGATCATCGCCGCCATCGTCTGGTTCGGGAGCCGCGCGCCTTACGAGCCTCTGTTGAGGAATTTGACGGAAGTTGAGGCCGGGCAGGTGATCGCGCAGTTGGAGAAACAGGGCGTGCCCTATCGGCTGGAGGCGCACAACAGCATCTCCATCCCCGCCGACATGGTGCGCAAAGCGCGCATCGACCTGGCCATGGCGGGGGCGCCCAAAGACCCCTCCAGCGTCGGCTGGGAGCTGTTTGATAACAAGAGCGCCTGGGAATTGGCGCGCTGAATGCTACAGAGCGCGCGATGTGACCGTCGCGCGGTCCACAAAATTAAAAGTAAACGTTGGCACACACGAGTAGGGCGGAACCATGGCTGAAGCAACGATGAACAACGGCAACGGACCCGAGGAGCCGAACGCAAGTTCGTTCTTTGGACGCTTGCCCCTGCAGGGGCGCAACGGGGTGCTGATCGCCTCGGTGGCCACCGTGCTGGCGCTGGCGGCGATCATCTGGTTCGCCACCCGTCCCAGTTACAAGGTGCTGTTCTACAATCTGCCCGAAGCCGAAACCGCTCGGGTGATGGAGCAGCTGGCGGCGTTGGGCATCCCCCATGAGCTGGGCGCGGGCGGCACGACAATCCGCATCCCCGAGAACATGATCCACACCACCCGTCTGGAGATGGCCAAGGCGGGCATGCCCAAGACCACCGAAGGGCAGGGTTTCGAACTGTTCGACACCCAGTCCCTGATGGGGCTGACCGACTTCATGCAGCGCATGAACTATCAGCGCGCGCTGCAGGGCGAGTTGCAGCGCACCATCGAGTCGATCCAGGCGGTGGAGAAGGCGCGGGTGCACCTGGTGCTGCCCAAGGAGAGCAACTTCACCGCCATTCGCGGCGATGAGCAGTCCAGCGCCTCGGTGCAGTTGACTCTCAACCAACAGCTTACCGCCTCCCAGGTGGCCGGCATCGTCCACCTGGTGGCCGGGTCGGTGAAAAACCTGGATGAAACCAAGGTCACCGTCATCGACCACAAGGGCAAGATCCTGGCCGGCGGCGAAGAGGACGACCTGGGCGGGGCCATGGCCTCGGACAAGGCGCTCAAGCTTAAGCGTCACTATGAGAAAGAGAAGACCGACAAGATCAAGACCATGCTCGACCGTCTGCTGGGTCCCGACACCAGCATTGTGCGGGTGGACGTGGAGCTGGATCTGGAGAAGCGTCAACGTCAGGAGGAGATCTACGATCCTGAAGGCGCGGTGCCTCTGTCCACCCAGAACGTGGAGGAGAACAGCAACGGCGTGTTCGGAACCGGCGGCGTGCCCGGCGTGATTCCCAACGATCCCAACCAGACCGCCACCACCGGCGCTTCCGGCTCCTCGCAGACGCGCAGCGTCAACAAGGAGACCATCAACTACCAGAACTCCAAGACCGTGCGCACGATCCAGGAGGGGGTGGGAACCATCAAGAAACTGTCGGTGGCGGTGCTGGTGGATGGCACTTATGAGACGCCCGCGGCGGATAAGGATGGCAATGTGGGCGAGCCGGTCTATAAACCGCGTACCCAAGAAGAGATTGACATGCTCAAGCGGGTGGTGGAGAAGACTGTGGGCTTCGACACCGATCGTGGCGACGCCATTGAGGTGACCTCCACTGCGTTCAAGCCGCTGCCGCCGCCCAAGGAGCAGGAGAACCCCTGGCTCTCCCGCGAGTTCCAGCTGGAGATGGCCAAGTACGCGGCCCTGGCTTTGCTCGTGTTCCTGCTGGTCTTCTTCGTCCTGCGTCCTCTGGTCAAGAAGCTGCTGCTGCCCGAAGAGGTGGAGGACGACAAACTGCCCGGCGCCGTGGCCGAACTGGAGCGTCAGTTGATGGCCGAGGGCGTGGGCGCCACCCCGTCCGATCAGCCCGGCAAGCTGATGGTGCCCGACCGCACCCTGCAGCTGGCCCAGCAGATGATCGGCGAGCATCTGGAGGAGGCCCGCGAAGTGCTGCGCAGCTGGATGCAGCAGGATACCTACTCCTAAGCATCGGGATACGGACTCCGAACAAGGGACGGGGAAAGGTCATCATGGCCTTTCCCCGTTTTGTTTGGCGAAAGCGTGGCTTTCGCCAAATGCAGATTCAACTTGGCGCCATTCCCGCATTCGGTTCATTTGGAACAGGACCGAATGCGGCTGGTCCATGAAGATAAGGCGCGGCGCCCTTCTGGGTGTTGCGCCACATTAAGTTACGGAAATTGCGTGGTGTTGGAGCAGCCCTGCGGGGCGAGAGGGAGCTAGGGTCATGGGAATTCGTCTGACGGGCAAGGAGAAGGCGGCGGTTTTCATTCTGTCGCTGCCTGACGAAGACGCCAAAAAATTGATGGAGGGGATGAGCGAAGATGAGATTCGTGAAATCTCCCGCACCATCGCCCGTTTGGGCCAGATGCCCGAAGATGTGGTGCGCGAGGTGCGCGAAGAGTTCCTCACGCGCTTCGCCAACCAGGCGCTCAACGTGCGCGGCGGCATGCAGAAGGTCAAGGATCTGATCTTCAAAGTCATGGGCAAGGAGAAGGGGCGGCACCTGCTCAAGGAGCTGCAACAGGGGCCCAAGAACACCCCGTGGGAGATCCTCAACGAGATGGAGCCCACGCTGGTGGCCACCTTCCTGGCCAACGAGCATCCCCAGTCCATCGCCTTGATTCTGTCCCAGTTGCAGACCGAACAGGCCAGCTTTGTGATCGACTTCCTCGCCCCCGAGGTGCAGCAGGAGGTGATCTTCCGCATGGCCAAACTGGGCAATCTGCCCCCGGGCGCGCTCGAAGACATCGAGGAGTCGCTGCTGGCCGAATTGGAGGCCATGGGCGCCTCGCGCGGCCTCTACACCGCAGAAGGCGGCGGCGGGGTATCGAAAGTGGCCGAGCTGCTCAACCTCATGCCGCGCGAGACCTCCGACAAACTGTTGGCGTTCCTGGACGAAGAGGACAACCCGCTGGCCGAAGAGGTGCGCAAGGAGATGTTCCTGTTCGAGGACCTCCTGCTGATGGACGACAAGTCGTTCCAGACTCTGCTGCGCGAGGTCTCCAACGACGAGCTGCTCACCGCTCTGAAGGGCACCGACGATCGTCTCAAAGAGAAGTTCTTCGGCAATATGTCCGAACGCGCCGCCGAGATGCTGCGCGAGGACCTGGAGATGATGGGTCCGGTGAAGGTCTCCGATGTGGAGTCCTCGCAACAGGCGATCCTCAAGGTGGCGCGCCAGTTGGAGGCCGATGGCTCCATCGTGATCCTCGGCAAGGGCAGCGACGACGTGGTGTTGTAATCTCGGCTCCTGTTGATGTTGCTGAAGACGGAAATTGTTTGTTGTTGGTATGATCTAAAATATGGAAAAGTTGGACATTTATGGCCGACTTTTCCGGGGTCTGGGGTCCGCGACCCCAGCGGGGTTTGGGGCAGCGCCCCACGATTCGGCAGGATTGCCGAATCGGACTCGCGTAAGCGAGCGCGTAGGGTGAGGGCCATGGACGGTCCGAATCAAGGTTTGGCTTTTGAACTTTGGGAGCTCGAGGGCAAAGCCCTCGATATCTTAAATGTCCCATAACCTCGCCCGTCGATTCTCGAAACTATCAGGATTCCGCTTGCGCAAGGAGCGCGATCTGTATGGCCAGTCACGAATCGATTCTGCCCGCCACGGCGGCGAAGATTCTGCAATACACCGACGGCGAGCCCTCGCGCTCAAAGCGGGTGCGCTTCTCGGAGTTGGTCAATCAAAAGAGTGACGATCCGCTCAAGGGTCAGTTCGTGCGCACCATGCCCACGGGCGATGAACCCAAGATTGAGACCCCCGAAGATACGCCGCAGTTGCCCGACGAAGAGGTGATTCAGCGACGTCAGGAGGAGATCGAGCGGGAGATCTATCAACGCGTTTTCGCCGCCGCCGAGCGCGCCGGTCTGGAGGCCGGTCAGCGCCGCATGGAGGAGGAGATCGCCCAGCGCTTGCCGCGTCTGGAGGCGATCATTCGCGATCTGGACGGTCTGCCGCAGCGCATTTTCGCCGCCTCCGAACAGATGATGGTGGAGACCGCTATCACCCTGGTGGAGCAGTTGGTGGCCCATGAGGTCTCCATCAACCGCGCCGGGCTGGCCGAGCGCATCAAACGCCTGCTCAAACAGGCGGCCGGGCAGGGCGAGATGGCGATTCACGTCTGCCCCGAAGACGCCGAGATGCTGCGCGCTCTGCCCACCTTCCAGAGTATGGAGGTGGTGGCCGACGCCAGCGTCGAGCCCGGCTCGGTGCGTCTGGAGAATAAATTTGGCGGTCTGGAAGAGGATCTGAGCGAGCAGGTGCGCCTGGTGAGCGATGGTCTGCGCGCCTATTTGGAAGAGCGCATGGAGCATCCGCACAACTATGACGGCGCGGTGGGTTCGGGCGTTGCCCCGGAACTCCCGCAAGAGCCGGAAGCAGAAGCCCAAGAGCGGGACGTCGCCGAGTCGATTCCTGAGGCGCAAGAGCTGGACGCTGCCGAGATTCCGCCCGAGGCGGAGGATTTGGACGCCGCGGAGTTGTTGGCTGAGGCGCAGGATCTGGATGCGGTCGAACCGCTGCAAGATGACGAGGCGGGATCGGGGCTGGATCTGCAAGCGCTGATGGGCGAAGAGAGCCTGCTGGACGACGATGAGGCCGCCGATGACGACGCCCCGGATGAGGATCCCGACGGCGAGCGCTAGCCCTTTTGCTCAATGCTCCCGGTTGCTCGCGGTGGGTTTCCCGCCATGCAACAGGCGCCTGGGGGCGCCCTGATACACTCTGACGGCTCTCCTGGGGAGAGTCATTATCTCATGCCGCATACACGGCGGGCGCGCCGCGCCCCCACCCACGCCTCTGCCGGAACAGGATAGTCCGCCATGCAACTCGAAATGGATCCCGCCGCCAGCGCCCCCGCGCACCCTCTGGCTCTGCCGTGGGAGCAGTACGCCTACGTGGCCCGTGAAAGCCTCGGACCGCACCGTCTGGGTTGGGTCAATCAGGTGGTGGGCCTGCTCATCGAAGGGCGCGGCCCCGCCGTCTCCATCGGCGAGATGTGCCACGTCATCCCCGAACATGGTCAGCCCATCAAAGCCGAAGTGGTGGGTTTTCGTGACCAAGCCACTCTGCTGATGCCGCTGGGGCCTCTTAAAGGGGTCTATCCCGGCGCGCGCATCGTCTCCCTGGGCCAGGCGGAGAAGGTGGAGGTGGATAACGCCCTGCTCGGTCGCGTCATCGGCCCCATGGGCGAGCCCCTCGACGGGCGCGCCATGCCGCATCTGGAGCATCGCGTGCCGCTGCACGCCGAGCCCATCAATCCCATGCAGCGCAAAAAGATCGTCGAACCGCTGGATCTGGGGGTGCGCGCGGTCAACGGTCTGCTCACCGTGGGTCGCGGTCAGCGGGTGGGCATCTTCGCCGGTTCCGGCGTGGGCAAAAGCACCCTGCTGGGCATGATGGCCCGCTATACCGAAGCCGACATCAACGTCATCGCCCTGATCGGCGAACGGGGTCGTGAGGTGGTGGAGTTCCTCGAGCGCGATCTCGGTCCCGAGGGGATGAAGAAGTCCATCTGCGTGGTGGCCACCTCCGACCAGCCGCCGCTGCTGCGTCTGCGCGCCGCCTTTATGGCCACCTCCATCGCCGAATTCTTCCGTCATCAGGGCAAGAACGTGCTGCTGCTGATGGATTCGGTCACCCGCTTCGCCATGGCGCAACGGGAGGTGGGGCTGGCCACCGGCGAGCCGCCCACCAGTCGCGGCTATCCGCCGTCGACCTTCATGCTGCTGCCGCGCCTGCTGGAGCGCGCCGGGCGTGATGAGGGGCCGGGCTCCATCACCGGTCTGTACACCGTGTTGATGGAAGGCGATGACATTCAGGACCCCATCGTCGACGCGGTGCGGGGTATTCTCGACGGTCACATTCTGCTGTCGCGGGATCTGGCCGCCGCCAACCACTATCCGCCCATCGACATCCTTGGCTCATTGTCGCGTCTGATGGAGGATCTGGCCGAGCGCGGGCACAAATCCAGCGCCGGACAGTTGCGTGAGATTCTCGCCACCTACGCCAAGGCCGAGGATATGGTC from Magnetofaba australis IT-1 harbors:
- a CDS encoding FliH/SctL family protein, with translation MASHESILPATAAKILQYTDGEPSRSKRVRFSELVNQKSDDPLKGQFVRTMPTGDEPKIETPEDTPQLPDEEVIQRRQEEIEREIYQRVFAAAERAGLEAGQRRMEEEIAQRLPRLEAIIRDLDGLPQRIFAASEQMMVETAITLVEQLVAHEVSINRAGLAERIKRLLKQAAGQGEMAIHVCPEDAEMLRALPTFQSMEVVADASVEPGSVRLENKFGGLEEDLSEQVRLVSDGLRAYLEERMEHPHNYDGAVGSGVAPELPQEPEAEAQERDVAESIPEAQELDAAEIPPEAEDLDAAELLAEAQDLDAVEPLQDDEAGSGLDLQALMGEESLLDDDEAADDDAPDEDPDGER
- a CDS encoding FliI/YscN family ATPase, giving the protein MQLEMDPAASAPAHPLALPWEQYAYVARESLGPHRLGWVNQVVGLLIEGRGPAVSIGEMCHVIPEHGQPIKAEVVGFRDQATLLMPLGPLKGVYPGARIVSLGQAEKVEVDNALLGRVIGPMGEPLDGRAMPHLEHRVPLHAEPINPMQRKKIVEPLDLGVRAVNGLLTVGRGQRVGIFAGSGVGKSTLLGMMARYTEADINVIALIGERGREVVEFLERDLGPEGMKKSICVVATSDQPPLLRLRAAFMATSIAEFFRHQGKNVLLLMDSVTRFAMAQREVGLATGEPPTSRGYPPSTFMLLPRLLERAGRDEGPGSITGLYTVLMEGDDIQDPIVDAVRGILDGHILLSRDLAAANHYPPIDILGSLSRLMEDLAERGHKSSAGQLREILATYAKAEDMVNIGAYASGSNPKIDRALQFIDAARDYLKQPIDEQATLPQSVERLVALLPPV
- the fliG gene encoding flagellar motor switch protein FliG produces the protein MGIRLTGKEKAAVFILSLPDEDAKKLMEGMSEDEIREISRTIARLGQMPEDVVREVREEFLTRFANQALNVRGGMQKVKDLIFKVMGKEKGRHLLKELQQGPKNTPWEILNEMEPTLVATFLANEHPQSIALILSQLQTEQASFVIDFLAPEVQQEVIFRMAKLGNLPPGALEDIEESLLAELEAMGASRGLYTAEGGGGVSKVAELLNLMPRETSDKLLAFLDEEDNPLAEEVRKEMFLFEDLLLMDDKSFQTLLREVSNDELLTALKGTDDRLKEKFFGNMSERAAEMLREDLEMMGPVKVSDVESSQQAILKVARQLEADGSIVILGKGSDDVVL
- the fliF gene encoding flagellar basal-body MS-ring/collar protein FliF, which codes for MAEATMNNGNGPEEPNASSFFGRLPLQGRNGVLIASVATVLALAAIIWFATRPSYKVLFYNLPEAETARVMEQLAALGIPHELGAGGTTIRIPENMIHTTRLEMAKAGMPKTTEGQGFELFDTQSLMGLTDFMQRMNYQRALQGELQRTIESIQAVEKARVHLVLPKESNFTAIRGDEQSSASVQLTLNQQLTASQVAGIVHLVAGSVKNLDETKVTVIDHKGKILAGGEEDDLGGAMASDKALKLKRHYEKEKTDKIKTMLDRLLGPDTSIVRVDVELDLEKRQRQEEIYDPEGAVPLSTQNVEENSNGVFGTGGVPGVIPNDPNQTATTGASGSSQTRSVNKETINYQNSKTVRTIQEGVGTIKKLSVAVLVDGTYETPAADKDGNVGEPVYKPRTQEEIDMLKRVVEKTVGFDTDRGDAIEVTSTAFKPLPPPKEQENPWLSREFQLEMAKYAALALLVFLLVFFVLRPLVKKLLLPEEVEDDKLPGAVAELERQLMAEGVGATPSDQPGKLMVPDRTLQLAQQMIGEHLEEAREVLRSWMQQDTYS